The Coriobacteriia bacterium region GTGACCTCCGGGACGCGCTCGAGGACCAGGCCGTCTTCACCGACTATCTGGTCGTGAACGTCGAGGGCATGCAGATCACCAACGCCGCCGATCCACCGACGGCGGCCTCTGCGAGCGACGGCGGGACCGCCGTCCCCCGGGGCTTCGGCAACGAGGGACCCGACGAGATGTCGATACACGGGTACGTCTGCGCGCCGCGTGAGCCAGGTCGCTTCGGCGACTTCATCTCGCTGCGCGAACGTCGAGGTGGCGACGGGCTTGCGCTCGACGACTCCGGCGCGGTCATCACCGAAAAGATCGCCGACAAGCTCGGGCTCGAGGTCGGCGACGAGGTGCGCATCGAACGCCTCGATGAGAACGGCAACACGGTCGCCGGCTCGGCTGCGGTCTTCCCGGTCTCGGGCATCACCGAGCACTACGTGTCCCACTACGTTTACGTGATGCCCGCGCTCTACGAGCGCACGGCGGGTAAGCCGCCGGTCTACAACGAGGCGCTCACCATGGCGGTGGCGCGCGATGCCGGGGAGCGAGACGAGCTGTCGCAGGCGCTGCTCGAGCTGGATGGCGTGACCACCGTGCAGTACAACGACGACATCACCGAGTCGTTCGACGAGATGCTCACGGGTGTCGACTCGGTGGTGCTCATCCTCATACTCGCCGCCGGCATGCTCGCGTTCATCGTGTTGTACAACCTCACCAACATCAACGTCACCGAACGAAAGCGCGAGATCGCGACCATCAAGGTGCTCGGCTTCTTCGATCCCGAGGTGAACGCGTACATCTACCGCGAGACCGCGGCACTCGCGATGCTCGGCTGCGGGCTCGGTCTGCTGCTCGGCATCGGGCTGGAGGCGTTCGTGATCTCCACGGTCGAGATCGACGTCGTGATGTTCGGCCGCACCATCCATGCGGCGAGCTACCTGTACTCTGCGGCGCTCACGCTGCTGTTCGCGGTAGTGGTGAACCTCGCCATGGCGCCAAAGCTGCGCCGCATCGACATGGTGGAGTCGCTGAAGTCGGTGGAGTGAGGCTCGCGGCCGCATGGGGATAACCGCGTCCCTGTTGTCGACGCAAAGCCGCAGGTCAGCCGAGTGATGATACCTCCGTGTAACCACCCATCCACGCTATCCACAGGCCGAGCCAGCGAACCGGGTCGAGCCCGTCTGGCGTCGGTTCACTTTGGCCTAACCTCGGCTACACGCGCTCCTAACCCGGGTTTTGCAGCAGTTCAACCACCTGACGTGCGCGCGCGACCACAATGACCACGGACACTCGTCCGAGGGGGGTGGTAGCGGAAGACCATGGCGCGCGGAACCTTCACCCGACTGGACTGACACGACGACGGCCCTTGCGCCGTCCCAACCCAAGGGGCACTCGAAATGAATCTCGCACGTACGATGAAGCGCGCGTCCGCGGCCCTTGTAGTTGTCGCGCTGACCGCTTCGATCGCGACGCCGGCCATCGCGAAGCCGGCAGGCGACAGCGGCGAGCGACAGAACTCGAAGGTCAAGAACATCATCGTGATGATCTCCGACGGCATGGGCTACAACCAGATGCTCGCCGGTGACTACTACCTCTACGGCCAGGCCGGCCGAAGCTTCGCGGGCATGCCGTTCAAGTCCGCCATGAGCACGTACGCGCTCGGCGACTCGTACGATCCCGCCGCCGCCTGGGCCTCGTTCGACTACGTGATGCAGAACCCCACCGACTCTTCGGCGGCCGCCACCGCGATGTCGACGGGCATGAAGACCTACAACGGCGCCATCGGCGTGGATGTCGACGGCCAGCCGATCGAGCACATGATGCAGGCCGCCGAGGCCGAGGGCATGGCCACGGGCGTGGTCTCAAGCGTCGAGTTCTCGCACGCCACCCCCGCAGGCTTCGTCGCGCACAACGTGAGCCGCAACAACTACGTGGCCATCGCCGATGAGATGGTCCGCAGCTCGGCAACCGATGTGATCATGGGCGCGGGAAGCCCGTGGTACTACGACAGCGGCGCCGCGCGGTCAGCCGCAAGCTACAAGTACATCGGTCTGGACGCCTGGAACGCGCTCGCGACCGGCACGCCGTGTGCGGACGCTGACGGCGACGGCACGGGTGACGCGTGGACCCTCATCCAGTCGCGCGACGAGTTCCTCGCGCTTGCCGAGGGCGAGACGCCGGAGCGCGTGTGCGGCGTCCCGCAGACCTACACCACGCTTCAGCAGGCTCGTCCGGGCGACGGCTCGGCGGCTGCGTACGCCGTAGCCTTCACGCCCGGTGTGCCCACGCTCACCGAGATGACAGAGGGCGCGCTCAACGTGCTCGACAACGATGAGGACGGATTCGTCCTCATGATCGAGGGTGGCGCAGTGGACTGGGCCGGCCATGCCAACCAGAGCGGTCGTATGCTCGAGGAGCAGGCCGACTTCGTAGCCGCCTTCCAGGCCGTCAACACCTGGGTCGAGGAGAACTCCAACTGGGGCGAGACGCTGCTGATCGTGACCGGCGACCACGAGACCGGCTACCTCACCGGCCCCGGCTCGGGTCAGTTCGCCTCCGGTCCGGTGTGGATACCCGTTGTGAACCTGGGCGTCGCCACAATGCCGGGAGTGCAGTGGAACTCCGGTGACCACACGAACGCCCTCATCCCGTTCTTCGCCAAGGGTTCCGCAGCACGCCAGTTCAAGGTGGAGTCCGATGAGGTCGATCCGGTTCGCGGACGCTACATCGACAACACCGAGATCGCCGAGGTGTGCTTCGGGCTGATCGAGCAGTAGCGGATGATCCGCCGGCCAGCCGGACTCCTGAGCAGTCCGGCTGGCTACACCTCCAGGCGCGGGTCCGGCCCCTGCGGGGCGGGGCCCGCGCCGCGGAGTAGGGCACAAAGTGTCGTGATGAACCGAGGAGTGCCGTCATGAACCTGTACATGCTGCGGCATGGGCCTGCGCTCAGCCGCGAGGAATGGAGTGGCCCGGACGACTTGAGACCGCTGTCCGCCGACGGGATGAGGGCCGTCGCTGACGTAGCGGCTCGCATCGAAGCCCTGGGCATCGGCACCGAGGTCGTCCTCACCAGCCCCTACGAGCGCGCGCTTCGTACCGCGACGATGATCTGCGACGTACTGGGCGATGGGCTGCTGCCCGTTCCTGACAGGCGCCTTGAGCCGCTTGCGTTCAACGCCCCCGCGCTCGCGGAGATGCTGGAGCCGTACATCGACGCGACGGCCGTGATGCTGGTCGGGCATGAGCCGTCGATGTCGGTGGTGCTCTCGCAGATCGTAGGCGGCGGGCAGTTCGTTCTCCGCAAGGCGGGGCTTGCGCGCGTGAAGCTGGACCCGGGGTCGCTTCGGCGCGGTGTACTGGAGTGGCTCGCGCCCCCACGGCTCTGGCGCTAGCGCGCCTCCCGCACGCCCGACCCCCTGCGCCGCGCCCGCACCGTGAACCTCGCCATGGCGCCAAAGCTGCGCCGCATCGACATGGTGGAGTCGCTGAAGTCGGTGGAGTGAGGCGGAAACGGGCATCAAACAGGGAGGATGGGCCACGTAAGGGGAGCTACAGTGGGCCGACGCCAGGATCTCGACGGGACTATGCGCGGACAGCCGGACGCGGTGCCGGGACTTGCCGCCCTCGTCGACGTGCCGATGCTCCAGTCGATGATGGATGACTTCAACACGATCACCCACATCCCGATGGCGCTCATCGATCTGGACGGGGCGGTGGTCGTCGGGGCGGGGTGGCAGGAGGCGTGCACTCACTTCCACCGGGTGAACGAGCAGACACGCGCCCACTGCGTGGCGAGCGACACCGTCCTCACCGCCGAGATTCCCGTCGGTGAGGTGAAGCTCTACAAGTGCCGGAACGGGATGTGGGATGCGGCCACCCCGATCTTCGTCGGGAACCGACGGGTGGGCAACCTGTTCACCGGGCAGTTCTTCTTCGAGGACGAGACCGTCGACCTCGTGTTCTTTCGCGAACAGGCGCGTCGGTACGGGTTCAGCGAGCCAGAGTACATCGCGGCGATCGAATCCGTTTCCCGACTGAGCCGCGAGACCGTGGAGACAGGGCTCCGGTTCCTCACGAACCTCTCAAGCATGATCTCGCAGCTGAGCTACACCAACGTCGAGCGCGCGCATGCCGAGGCCGAGTTGCAGGAGGCGCTCGACACCCAGGTCCGGTCGGCGCGGCAGCTGGTCACCGAACGTGGCGTCTTGCAGGCGATCATGGAGAACACCGAGACGTGTCTCGCGTACCTGGATACCGAGTTCAATTTCGTGGCGGTGAACTCCGCCTACGCGCGTG contains the following coding sequences:
- a CDS encoding alkaline phosphatase, producing the protein MNLARTMKRASAALVVVALTASIATPAIAKPAGDSGERQNSKVKNIIVMISDGMGYNQMLAGDYYLYGQAGRSFAGMPFKSAMSTYALGDSYDPAAAWASFDYVMQNPTDSSAAATAMSTGMKTYNGAIGVDVDGQPIEHMMQAAEAEGMATGVVSSVEFSHATPAGFVAHNVSRNNYVAIADEMVRSSATDVIMGAGSPWYYDSGAARSAASYKYIGLDAWNALATGTPCADADGDGTGDAWTLIQSRDEFLALAEGETPERVCGVPQTYTTLQQARPGDGSAAAYAVAFTPGVPTLTEMTEGALNVLDNDEDGFVLMIEGGAVDWAGHANQSGRMLEEQADFVAAFQAVNTWVEENSNWGETLLIVTGDHETGYLTGPGSGQFASGPVWIPVVNLGVATMPGVQWNSGDHTNALIPFFAKGSAARQFKVESDEVDPVRGRYIDNTEIAEVCFGLIEQ
- a CDS encoding histidine phosphatase family protein, which codes for MNLYMLRHGPALSREEWSGPDDLRPLSADGMRAVADVAARIEALGIGTEVVLTSPYERALRTATMICDVLGDGLLPVPDRRLEPLAFNAPALAEMLEPYIDATAVMLVGHEPSMSVVLSQIVGGGQFVLRKAGLARVKLDPGSLRRGVLEWLAPPRLWR